The Pusillibacter faecalis genome has a window encoding:
- a CDS encoding PD-(D/E)XK nuclease family protein, protein MLTILMGRARTGKSDTVLRRIAGSKDQQILLVPEHASHQAELDLCRSCGPTASRHAEVLSFRRLGDRVAQITGGAAQVTLDAGGKLLNLQKALLDVVTGLTVYRRPSQKSAFLQQLLDLFDELRCYEVSPEALYKTAQKLAARDKLTDLSLIYGAYEMRLYRPGFDARDRMSKLCDQLESSGYAKGKDLYLDGFTYFTAQERRVIEILMRQARSVTVTLLGEPESREEIFQASWKTVGQLRRLAERAGCPVELETLSREGASPLDHLEQYCFGETVPFDGNSEAIRLREADNAFSEVEQTAADILRLVAAGKCRFRDITVAARNMEDYEGIIEAVFERYGIPAYLSRRSDILEKPVLSLLTGVLASITNGYEYDDMFRWLKTGLAGLTVEECDRLENYVLKWEIHGQMWLRDIDWTENPDGYGAPWDERRQAELHEVNALRRRVREPLSRLAEGLRTQESAGGKIDALYGFMEELGLQAALDAQMRAQAAGGRLQDAEETAQLWEILCGVLDQFVEILGGESMGLEEFVRLFSQVLTQYSVGTIPVSLDQVSVSGIARNDRHTAKYLFLLGANDHVLPSVSQGGGILNEDDREELAQLGVRLAPSGVEQLGIELQNLYAALAQPTAGLTVSYPLTDVSGAELWPAFVVDRLRELFPTLRVEQEDGEKGYRLTAKLPALEAAGQVPEGKLWSYFAQRPAFAKRLRAMERAARLKRGSLSRQAVRLLYGDRISMTASRLERLRSCHFAYFMEYGLRAKPREPASFDAPQIGTFLHFLLEHVTRDVLTLGGFSQVGEEELHALVRTYIDRYVEEELHNFQSRNARFRYLFARLRNMAYAVVDQVAEELRHSDFVPLAFELSFGENGALPSVVISEPDGVLRVGGKVDRVDGWIRDGKLYLRVVDYKSGKKAFDLAAVKMGLDIQMLLYLFALQKEGTSYFGREVEPAGVLYLPARDEILSTERNIPPEKLQLEREKQLRRSGLLLAEPAVLQAMEHESLTEPHYLPLRVGRDGQLSGSIASAAQLGKLGRYVDRLLHQIAEEIRQGNIDADPCCHSEEDSFCQYCDWAAACHFQDGRDSDRLRYILPVKAEEFWQTLEEDL, encoded by the coding sequence ATGCTGACGATTTTGATGGGCCGGGCCAGAACGGGAAAATCAGATACGGTGCTCCGGCGGATTGCTGGATCTAAAGATCAGCAAATCCTGCTGGTGCCGGAGCATGCCTCCCATCAGGCGGAGCTGGACCTTTGCCGCTCCTGCGGCCCGACGGCCAGCCGCCATGCCGAGGTACTGAGTTTCCGGCGGCTGGGGGATCGCGTGGCTCAGATCACAGGCGGCGCCGCTCAGGTGACACTGGACGCAGGCGGTAAACTATTGAACCTGCAAAAAGCGCTGTTGGATGTTGTAACCGGCCTGACCGTATATCGTCGGCCCTCCCAGAAATCCGCCTTCTTGCAGCAGTTGCTGGATCTCTTTGATGAGCTGAGGTGTTATGAGGTCTCGCCGGAGGCCCTTTACAAAACCGCACAGAAGCTGGCTGCTCGGGACAAGCTGACGGACCTCAGCCTGATTTACGGTGCCTATGAGATGCGGCTGTATCGCCCCGGTTTTGATGCCCGGGACCGGATGAGCAAGCTGTGCGACCAATTGGAATCTTCCGGCTATGCAAAGGGGAAGGACCTCTATCTCGATGGCTTTACATATTTCACGGCTCAGGAGCGGCGGGTCATTGAAATCCTGATGCGGCAGGCTCGCTCTGTCACTGTGACACTGCTGGGAGAGCCGGAGAGCCGGGAAGAAATCTTTCAGGCATCCTGGAAGACAGTAGGACAGCTGCGCCGTCTGGCGGAGCGCGCCGGCTGCCCTGTAGAGCTGGAAACGCTGAGCAGGGAGGGGGCCTCCCCACTGGACCATCTGGAGCAATATTGTTTTGGAGAAACGGTTCCTTTTGACGGGAACAGTGAGGCCATCCGGCTGCGGGAGGCGGACAACGCCTTTTCCGAGGTGGAGCAGACGGCGGCGGACATCCTGCGGCTGGTGGCAGCGGGAAAATGCCGGTTCCGGGACATCACAGTTGCCGCCAGGAACATGGAGGACTATGAGGGGATCATCGAGGCCGTCTTTGAGCGCTACGGAATTCCTGCCTACCTCAGCCGCCGCAGCGATATCCTGGAAAAGCCGGTGCTCAGTCTGCTGACAGGGGTCCTGGCATCCATCACCAATGGCTATGAGTACGACGACATGTTCCGCTGGCTGAAAACCGGCCTCGCAGGACTGACGGTGGAGGAGTGCGACCGGTTGGAAAACTATGTGCTGAAGTGGGAGATCCACGGGCAGATGTGGCTGCGGGATATCGACTGGACGGAGAACCCGGATGGCTATGGCGCGCCTTGGGACGAGCGGAGGCAGGCGGAGCTTCATGAGGTCAACGCGCTGCGACGCCGGGTCCGGGAGCCACTTTCACGTTTGGCGGAGGGCCTGCGGACCCAGGAGAGCGCTGGGGGAAAGATCGACGCGCTTTATGGCTTCATGGAGGAGCTGGGGCTCCAGGCGGCTTTGGATGCCCAGATGCGTGCTCAGGCCGCAGGCGGGCGGCTCCAAGATGCGGAGGAGACGGCCCAGCTCTGGGAGATACTGTGCGGTGTGCTGGACCAGTTTGTAGAGATTTTGGGCGGGGAGTCTATGGGGCTGGAGGAATTTGTGAGGCTCTTCTCTCAGGTCCTGACTCAGTACAGCGTGGGAACCATCCCGGTATCTTTGGATCAGGTGTCCGTCAGCGGGATTGCGCGCAACGACCGCCACACGGCCAAGTACCTCTTCCTGTTGGGGGCGAACGATCATGTCCTTCCCAGCGTGAGTCAGGGCGGCGGCATCCTGAACGAGGACGACCGGGAGGAGCTGGCGCAGCTGGGGGTCCGGCTGGCACCCTCCGGCGTGGAGCAGCTGGGGATTGAGCTTCAGAATCTCTACGCGGCTCTGGCCCAGCCCACGGCGGGACTGACGGTGAGCTATCCGCTGACAGATGTCTCCGGCGCGGAGCTGTGGCCTGCTTTTGTGGTGGACCGTCTGAGAGAACTGTTTCCCACCCTGCGGGTAGAGCAGGAAGATGGTGAAAAGGGGTATCGCTTAACAGCAAAACTTCCGGCACTGGAGGCGGCGGGACAGGTTCCCGAGGGGAAGCTCTGGAGCTATTTTGCTCAGCGCCCTGCTTTTGCAAAGCGCCTGCGCGCCATGGAGCGGGCAGCGCGGCTGAAGCGGGGAAGTCTCTCCCGGCAGGCGGTCCGGCTCTTGTATGGAGATCGAATTTCCATGACCGCTTCCCGGCTGGAACGGCTGCGCTCTTGTCACTTTGCCTATTTCATGGAGTACGGCCTGCGGGCGAAGCCCCGGGAGCCGGCGTCCTTTGACGCGCCGCAGATTGGCACGTTTCTGCACTTTCTCCTGGAACATGTCACCCGGGATGTGCTGACACTAGGCGGCTTTTCCCAGGTGGGAGAGGAGGAGCTCCATGCCTTGGTCCGAACCTATATCGACCGATATGTGGAGGAGGAGCTCCACAACTTCCAGTCGCGGAACGCCCGCTTCCGCTATCTCTTTGCCCGCCTGCGCAATATGGCCTACGCGGTGGTGGACCAGGTGGCGGAGGAGCTGCGGCACTCGGATTTTGTGCCGCTGGCCTTTGAGCTCTCTTTCGGAGAAAATGGAGCCCTGCCATCCGTGGTAATTTCCGAGCCAGATGGAGTGCTGCGGGTCGGCGGTAAGGTGGACCGGGTGGACGGCTGGATTCGGGATGGGAAGCTGTACCTGCGGGTGGTGGACTATAAGTCCGGCAAGAAGGCATTTGACCTCGCGGCGGTGAAAATGGGGCTGGACATTCAGATGCTGCTCTACCTGTTTGCCCTGCAAAAAGAAGGAACGTCCTATTTTGGCCGGGAGGTTGAGCCGGCAGGTGTGTTGTATCTTCCGGCGCGGGACGAGATTTTGTCCACGGAGCGGAACATCCCGCCGGAGAAGCTCCAGCTAGAGCGAGAGAAACAACTGCGGCGCTCTGGGCTGCTGCTGGCGGAACCTGCGGTGCTACAGGCCATGGAGCATGAATCGCTGACAGAGCCCCATTACCTCCCCCTGCGGGTAGGGCGGGACGGACAGCTCTCCGGCAGTATTGCCTCGGCGGCGCAGCTTGGGAAACTGGGGCGGTATGTGGACAGGCTTCTCCACCAGATTGCGGAGGAAATCCGTCAGGGAAACATTGACGCAGATCCCTGCTGCCACAGCGAGGAGGACAGCTTCTGCCAGTACTGCGACTGGGCAGCCGCCTGTCATTTCCAGGACGGGCGGGACAGTGACCGCCTGCGCTATATTCTGCCTGTGAAGGCCGAAGAGTTCTGGCAAACCCTGGAGGAGGACCTATGA
- a CDS encoding DUF1643 domain-containing protein: protein MHIPQTTTDALPLELFTPALEAALRPSPEYDVSRWLYVPSTYSDYRYILGTRGAAPLICVGLNPSTAAPDALDPTLQSVQRIALANGYDSFLMFNVYAQRATRPDDMEPVCNRQLHRENRKAFQYLLSLSGQPAVWAAWGSIIEKRSYLMDCVRDFLEDGMAAGAVWYTAGPPLKSGHPHHPLYLKRDTRLMEFDIESYTRRF, encoded by the coding sequence ATGCACATTCCCCAGACCACCACCGACGCCTTGCCCCTGGAGCTCTTTACGCCGGCGCTGGAGGCCGCACTGCGGCCCTCGCCGGAATATGATGTGAGCCGCTGGCTGTACGTCCCTAGTACCTATTCCGACTACCGGTACATCCTGGGTACCCGTGGGGCAGCCCCCTTGATCTGTGTAGGCCTCAATCCCTCCACCGCCGCGCCGGATGCCTTGGACCCCACACTGCAGTCCGTACAGCGCATTGCCCTGGCCAACGGCTATGATAGTTTTTTGATGTTCAATGTCTATGCCCAGCGGGCTACCCGTCCCGATGACATGGAGCCAGTGTGCAACCGGCAGCTCCATAGGGAAAACCGAAAGGCTTTTCAATACCTGCTCTCCCTCTCTGGTCAACCAGCTGTCTGGGCCGCCTGGGGCAGCATTATTGAAAAGCGCAGCTATCTGATGGACTGCGTGCGGGATTTCCTGGAGGACGGTATGGCGGCGGGCGCAGTCTGGTACACCGCCGGACCGCCATTGAAATCTGGACATCCCCATCATCCGCTGTATTTAAAACGCGACACGCGCCTGATGGAATTTGATATTGAGTCCTATACCCGCCGCTTCTGA
- a CDS encoding VOC family protein, whose translation MRWAEPVLAVRDLRRSLEFYERVLGLEVVRDFGSHAALTGGLALQSLESWAELLDKTPEDLWPGGFGGEVYYEAENFDDFLTELSRHPETELVHPVREHRWGQRVARLYDPDRHIIEVGESMAQVARRFFDSGLNTEGVARRMEIPLEMVRTLLKQE comes from the coding sequence ATGAGATGGGCAGAGCCGGTACTGGCTGTGCGGGACTTGCGCAGGTCTCTGGAATTCTATGAGAGAGTCCTGGGGCTGGAAGTGGTCCGGGATTTTGGCAGCCACGCAGCCTTGACAGGTGGACTTGCTTTACAGAGCTTGGAAAGCTGGGCAGAACTTCTGGATAAAACTCCCGAGGACCTTTGGCCAGGCGGTTTTGGCGGCGAGGTCTACTATGAGGCGGAGAATTTTGACGACTTCTTGACCGAACTCTCCCGGCATCCCGAGACAGAGTTGGTTCACCCGGTGAGGGAGCATCGCTGGGGCCAGCGGGTGGCGCGGCTGTACGACCCGGACCGCCATATCATTGAGGTGGGCGAGTCTATGGCTCAGGTGGCCCGCCGTTTTTTTGACAGCGGACTCAATACGGAAGGTGTGGCCCGCCGGATGGAAATCCCACTGGAGATGGTCCGGACGCTGCTGAAACAGGAATAA
- the spoIIR gene encoding stage II sporulation protein R — protein MKTTVKRKLKVWEIALLVGLAIFLISGALALQTQEQLSDKVVRLHVLANSDSEEDQALKLLVRDAILERAEDLLSKSGDREEAEGLLRGRLLEFEQVAAAVIAQAGYDYPVRVELEDTQFPTKEYDGFTLPAGEYLALRVLIGEAKGQNWWCVVFPPLCTTASVEVPASALEAGLSEEEVRLITEENTGYVLKFKAVEWWQQAKQMWSEWT, from the coding sequence ATGAAAACTACAGTAAAACGGAAACTGAAAGTTTGGGAAATCGCTCTGTTGGTGGGGCTGGCCATATTTTTGATCTCCGGCGCGCTGGCCCTGCAGACGCAGGAGCAGTTGTCGGATAAGGTGGTGCGGCTCCATGTTCTGGCCAATTCGGATTCCGAGGAGGACCAAGCGCTGAAGCTGCTGGTTCGAGATGCGATCCTAGAGCGGGCAGAGGACTTGTTATCCAAGTCCGGGGACCGGGAAGAGGCGGAAGGACTTTTGCGGGGACGACTGTTGGAGTTTGAACAGGTCGCGGCGGCGGTAATTGCGCAGGCCGGGTACGACTATCCGGTGCGCGTGGAATTGGAGGACACGCAATTTCCCACCAAGGAGTACGACGGTTTTACACTGCCGGCTGGAGAATACTTGGCGCTGCGGGTTTTGATCGGTGAAGCGAAGGGCCAGAATTGGTGGTGTGTGGTATTCCCGCCGCTTTGTACAACGGCCAGCGTGGAAGTGCCTGCCTCTGCGCTGGAGGCGGGGCTCTCTGAAGAGGAAGTTCGCCTGATCACAGAGGAAAATACCGGGTATGTGCTGAAATTCAAGGCCGTGGAGTGGTGGCAGCAGGCGAAACAGATGTGGAGTGAGTGGACATGA
- a CDS encoding EamA family transporter: protein MWFFFALLSAVFAAATSILAKVGMNGVNSNLATALRTVVVLAMAWVMVFLTDAQGGIGSISRRSWLFLILSGLATGASWLCYFRALQMAEVSKVMPVDKLSVVITLLMAVVFLQEKLTARSLTGALLITVGTVLMAL, encoded by the coding sequence ATGTGGTTTTTCTTTGCGCTGCTGTCGGCGGTTTTTGCCGCAGCCACATCTATTTTGGCTAAGGTCGGTATGAACGGCGTTAATTCCAACCTGGCTACGGCCCTGCGGACCGTGGTGGTGCTGGCCATGGCATGGGTCATGGTGTTTTTGACAGACGCCCAGGGGGGCATTGGCTCCATCAGCAGAAGAAGCTGGCTCTTTTTAATCCTGTCGGGCCTTGCCACCGGAGCCTCCTGGCTTTGTTATTTCCGGGCGCTGCAAATGGCAGAGGTCTCTAAAGTGATGCCTGTGGATAAGCTCAGCGTAGTGATTACGCTGCTCATGGCAGTGGTGTTTTTGCAGGAAAAGCTCACGGCAAGGTCCCTGACTGGCGCACTGCTGATCACAGTAGGAACTGTGCTTATGGCCCTATAA
- the ispE gene encoding 4-(cytidine 5'-diphospho)-2-C-methyl-D-erythritol kinase has product MGTQQALAKVNLALDILGARPDGYHELRMVMQTVSLHDTVSVQETEGDFTLHVDGESFRPGETSMEERAAEAFFRAVGRSMPGISVTLKKRIPAYAGLGGGSADVAAVLRSLRQQYCPDMPEAELERIGLTVGSDVPFCIRGGTALAAGRGERLTDLPPLPPCWLVLCKPSFGIPTPELFALADTRQYLRRPDIEGMHLALRQGYLEGIAAKLCNVFEELLPPQYKEVFVIKERLLTLGALNASMSGSGPTVFGIFRSQETAERAAQALEREYTKTYLAEPVGKFQV; this is encoded by the coding sequence CTGGCCAAAGTGAATCTGGCCCTGGATATTCTAGGTGCCCGCCCGGATGGCTATCATGAGCTGCGAATGGTCATGCAGACAGTCTCGCTCCATGATACTGTGAGTGTTCAGGAGACGGAGGGAGACTTTACACTCCATGTGGACGGGGAGTCTTTTCGGCCCGGAGAAACCTCTATGGAGGAGCGGGCGGCGGAGGCATTTTTCCGGGCGGTGGGCCGTTCCATGCCAGGCATTTCAGTCACACTGAAAAAACGGATTCCCGCCTATGCGGGGCTTGGCGGCGGCAGCGCGGATGTGGCAGCAGTGCTTCGAAGTCTGCGGCAGCAATACTGTCCGGACATGCCAGAGGCGGAGTTGGAGCGAATTGGACTTACTGTGGGAAGCGACGTCCCTTTCTGCATTCGGGGCGGTACCGCCTTGGCAGCGGGGCGAGGGGAGCGACTGACGGATCTGCCGCCGTTGCCACCATGCTGGCTGGTCCTCTGCAAGCCGTCCTTTGGGATTCCCACGCCGGAACTGTTTGCCTTGGCGGATACGAGACAATACCTGCGGCGCCCTGATATTGAAGGGATGCATCTTGCCTTGCGGCAGGGATATTTGGAGGGGATTGCGGCAAAACTCTGCAATGTGTTTGAAGAGTTGCTTCCGCCGCAATATAAGGAGGTATTTGTCATCAAGGAACGGCTTCTAACGCTGGGGGCGTTGAATGCCTCTATGAGCGGGTCTGGTCCCACAGTCTTTGGAATTTTCCGCAGCCAGGAGACGGCGGAGAGAGCGGCACAGGCATTGGAGCGGGAGTATACAAAGACTTATCTAGCGGAGCCGGTGGGGAAATTTCAGGTATAA